The following proteins are encoded in a genomic region of Tenebrio molitor chromosome 7, icTenMoli1.1, whole genome shotgun sequence:
- the LOC138135301 gene encoding uncharacterized protein, whose protein sequence is MVRTYRKKPGTRNYRNYTETQLEEAVQRIADGQLTMRAAVREYDIPFGTLNNKFHGKHIHNAGGQSALSIAEEVALINAAIKCSDWGFPLNLLDLRMLAKAYLDRCGRIVTKFKNNIPGKDWALSLLKRHKSEVAQRLASNINKCRSAVSRETLEIYFANLEQTLEGVNAANIFNYDETNVGDDPGKTRAIYRRGVKYPEKIVNHSKSNTTIMVCGSADGTLLPPYVIYKSEHLYNTWKEGGIQGKPCCTKSCCIKGCRFNRTSHGWMDANTFQDWFETCFMPHARRLEGQKILIGDNLASHINDSVIRLCGENNISFICLVPHSTHICQPLDVAFFKPMKVAWRAVLTDYKLRNRTSSGIPKELFPSLLSRALKKMDQVIAQTNDKPGDHHESAVKRNLINGFYATGIHPFNPNKVLNKIPGTSHLHDPRPIVDDALTELLRENRFGQNTQRVQRKRKRINVEPGRSVTTADSSSSDEGEETLDIPNDNECSENEDPPVEAEEVEYLQPEPELLVPGRFVLVNFIGGKRNSVTYKYVCKIQEQFSETEYTVVGLKSTNEGNTTFKLKPLDISTVPLSDICAVLPVPINNVENDVISFGKKVEVLEYSKRV, encoded by the coding sequence ATGGTACGAACCTATAGGAAGAAACCTGGGACTCGAAATTATAGAAATTACACTGAAACGCAGCTTGAGGAAGCTGTTCAAAGAATCGCTGATGGACAACTAACAATGAGAGCTGCAGTTCGTGAATATGACATTCCCTTTGGtacattaaataataaatttcatgGCAAACATATACATAATGCTGGTGGACAATCTGCATTATCAATTGCAGAAGAAGTTGCCCTCATAAATGCTGCTATTAAGTGTTCAGATTGGGGGTTTCCACTGAATTTACTTGATTTGAGAATGCTTGCAAAAGCGTATTTGGACAGATGCGGACGTATAGtgaccaaatttaaaaataacattccAGGTAAAGATTGGGCACTAAGTCTTCTAAAAAGGCACAAATCAGAAGTGGCCCAACGTCTTGCCagtaacataaataaatgcCGCTCAGCTGTTTCTAGGGAAACtttagaaatttattttgcaaatttagAGCAAACGCTGGAAGGCGTAAATGCCgcgaatatttttaactacGATGAAACCAACGTTGGTGATGATCCCGGAAAGACTCGTGCTATATATCGGAGGGGTGTGAAATACccagaaaaaattgtaaatcattctAAAAGCAACACCACGATTATGGTTTGTGGATCTGCAGACGGAACGTTGCTGCCACCGTATGTAATATACAAAAGCGAACACCTATATAATACCTGGAAAGAGGGGGGCATTCAAGGAAAACCATGTTGTACCAAATCTTGTTGCATTAAAGGGTGCAGATTTAATAGAACTTCCCATGGGTGGATGGATGCCAACACATTTCAGGATTGGTTTGAAACATGCTTCATGCCACATGCAAGACGATTAGaaggacaaaaaattttaattggcgATAACCTGGCATCACATATCAATGATTCTGTAATTCGTCTGTGTGgggaaaataatatttccttCATTTGCCTTGTGCCACACTCAACCCATATTTGCCAACCTCTAGATGTGGCATTTTTCAAGCCGATGAAAGTGGCCTGGCGCGCTGTACTTACAGACTACAAACTCAGAAACAGAACTTCATCAGGAATTCCCAAAGAGCTTTTTCCTTCACTTTTATCTCGCGctctaaaaaaaatggaccAAGTGATAGCTCAAACCAACGATAAACCAGGCGATCATCATGAATCAGCAGTAAAAAGAAATCTAATTAATGGGTTCTACGCAACCGGTATACACCCATTCAACCCAAATAAAGTTCTCAACAAAATTCCGGGAACATCCCATCTGCATGATCCTAGGCCTATCGTTGACGATGCGCTTACTGAATTGTTACGAGAAAATCGTTTTGGGCAAAATACTCAAAGAGTGCAACGGAAAAGGAAGAGGATAAATGTTGAGCCAGGAAGAAGTGTAACTACTGCAGACAGTAGTAGCTCAGATGAAGGAGAAGAAACCTTAGATATACCTAATGATAACGAGTGTTCTGAAAATGAAGATCCGCCAGTGGAGGCAGAGGAAGTAGAATATTTGCAACCAGAGCCAGAACTTTTAGTGCCAGGACGTTTTGTTCTGGTTAATTTTATTGGTGGAAAACGGAATTCAGTAACATACAAATACGTGTGTAAAATCCAGGAACAATTTTCGGAAACTGAATATACAGTTGTTGGTTTGAAATCGACCAATGAAGGCAATACAACTTTCAAACTTAAGCCGTTGGATATATCAACTGTGCCATTATCAGATATTTGCGCCGTGTTGCCGGTACCAATAAACAATGTTGAAAATGATGTGATAAGCTTTGGAAAAAAAGTTGAAGTGCTAGAATATTCAAAGCGAGTTTAG